A single genomic interval of Archocentrus centrarchus isolate MPI-CPG fArcCen1 unplaced genomic scaffold, fArcCen1 scaffold_57_ctg1, whole genome shotgun sequence harbors:
- the LOC115777570 gene encoding Fc receptor-like protein 4 — translation MGPTLLCELGLFLLCTLLCTGHAQDAVLTIEPNCCSFFIGEFVTFMCDMNEGADTDWYYKLNKDGREFVLYNTHKYYRLQITSTGYSGEYQCFGHWKNSFHTKRSNTVSVTVSDKPRATLTAGTTIIPVGGSVTLTCSVGRSAEWKYEWFRRTQRTTEVQIRRDDQPNRVIRVSQGGIYRCRGGRGNPVFYTEYSESVRIDTIVSNKAVVTLHPNWTEIYRGETITVRCEIHGGDTEWDYEWETNRYTKPENQNEYRIRSASSSNSGNYRCKGRMKSSQHKTTEWSDSVTLTVSDKPRPVLTVSPSWLSPGASVTLNCEVEHPSAGWSFYW, via the exons atgggACCCACTTTGCTCTGTGAGCTGGGCCTATTCT TGCTCTGTACGCTCCTCTGCACTGGACACGCTCAAG ATGCTGTGTTAACTATTGAACCcaactgctgcagttttttcaTTGGAGAGTTTGTTACCTTCATGTGTGACATGAATGAAGGAGCAGACACTGACTGGTATTACAAACTCAACAAGGATGGTCGAGAATTTGTCctctacaacacacacaaatactacAGATTACAAATAACATCTACAGGTTACAGTGGTGAATATCAGTGCTTTGGTCACTGGAAGAACTCATTTCATACAAAGCGCAGTAACACTGTCTCTGTAACTGTATCAG ATAAACCCAGGGCCACACTGACTGCAGGAACAACAATCATaccagtagggggcagtgtgacactgacctgctctgtggggAGATCTGCTGAGTGGAAATATGAGTGGTTCAGACGCACCCAAAGAACCACTGAAGTTCAAATCAGAAGAGATGATCAACCAAACAGAGTTATCAGAGTATCTCAAGGAGGAATCTACagatgcagaggaggaagaggaaaccCAGTTTTCTACACAGAGTACAGCGAGTCAGTCAGAATTGACACAATCG TGTCAAACAAAGCTGTTGTGACTCTGCATCCAAACTGGACTGAGATATACAGAGGAGAGACGATCACTGTCAGATGTGAGATCCATGGAGGAGACACTGAGTGGGATTATGAATGGGAAACAAACAGATACACAAAAcctgaaaatcaaaatgaatacaGGATTAGATCTGCTTCATCATCCAACAGTGGAAACTACCGCTGTAAGGGCCGAATGAAAAGTTCACAGCATAAAACAACAGAGTGGAGTGattcagtcacactgacagTTTCTGACA AACCCCgtcctgtcctcactgtgtctccatcatggctgagtcccggagcctcagtaactctgaactgtgaggttgaacatccgtctgcaggatggagcttctactgg